Proteins found in one Nocardia brasiliensis ATCC 700358 genomic segment:
- a CDS encoding NAD(P)-dependent oxidoreductase has translation MKIAVFGATSTVGRLVVEQALAEGHQVTAFTRSAAGLTQRHERLDIVEGDVLDSHSVQRAVAGQDAVLVSLGAGRKGVIRAEGTRAVLEAMNRTGVKRLIVQTTLGVGDSKANLNFLWKYVMFGLLLRQAFADHVQQEAYVRASDLDWTIVRPSAFTDGPRTGAFRRGFPADERGLSLKIARADIAAFMLEQLTDTTYLRQAPGISN, from the coding sequence ATGAAAATCGCAGTCTTCGGAGCCACCAGCACCGTCGGTCGGCTGGTCGTCGAGCAGGCACTCGCCGAGGGACATCAGGTCACCGCGTTCACCCGGAGCGCGGCCGGCCTCACGCAGCGGCACGAGCGGCTCGATATCGTGGAAGGTGATGTGCTGGACTCACATTCGGTGCAGCGAGCGGTGGCCGGCCAGGACGCGGTGCTGGTCTCGCTCGGCGCGGGCCGCAAGGGTGTGATCCGCGCCGAGGGCACCCGCGCGGTGCTCGAGGCGATGAACCGGACCGGGGTGAAGCGGCTGATCGTGCAGACCACGCTCGGCGTCGGCGACAGCAAAGCCAACCTGAACTTCCTCTGGAAGTACGTCATGTTCGGGCTGCTGCTGCGCCAGGCCTTCGCCGATCACGTGCAGCAGGAGGCCTACGTGCGGGCCAGCGACCTGGACTGGACCATCGTGCGGCCGAGCGCCTTCACCGACGGCCCGCGCACCGGCGCCTTCCGGCGCGGGTTCCCGGCCGACGAGCGCGGACTGTCGCTGAAGATCGCCCGCGCCGATATCGCCGCCTTCATGCTCGAGCAGCTCACCGACACCACCTATCTGCGCCAGGCCCCCGGCATCTCCAACTGA
- a CDS encoding GTP-binding protein, whose protein sequence is MTTSPQPDLLPVTVLSGFLGAGKTTLLNHILANREGRRVAVIVNDMSEVNIDAALVAGQGHMRRAAEPVDAGWGSGDGWARTEEKLVELTNGCICCTLREDLIEAVGRLAREGRFDQLVIESTGISEPMPVAATFDWEFEDGFKLGDIARLDTMVTVVDASTFLPEVARGQALADRNLQAGEGDARTIADLLVDQVEFADVLLVNKTDLVGDATVGRVEATVRKLNPRAHVLRTSNGVVALDEVLGTGRYNPVVAAESDGWAEELAGGHTPETEEYGIRSLTYTADRPFHPQRLSAALGALRGLLRSKGFCWIASRPTLAAIWSQAGPNLVFEPAAWWSSLEVPAGQEIVFIGVDLDRERVRALLDDALLDDAEFAAGPAVWASYPDPFPAWGALHEHL, encoded by the coding sequence ATGACCACCTCACCCCAGCCCGACCTGCTTCCCGTCACCGTGTTGTCCGGCTTCCTCGGTGCGGGCAAGACCACGCTGCTCAACCACATCCTCGCCAACCGGGAAGGCCGCCGGGTGGCGGTCATCGTCAACGACATGAGTGAGGTCAACATCGACGCGGCGCTCGTCGCGGGGCAAGGGCATATGCGCCGCGCGGCGGAGCCGGTCGACGCGGGGTGGGGGTCGGGCGACGGGTGGGCCCGCACCGAGGAGAAACTGGTCGAGCTGACCAACGGGTGCATCTGCTGCACCCTGCGCGAGGACCTCATCGAGGCGGTGGGCCGGCTCGCCCGCGAAGGCCGGTTCGATCAGCTCGTCATCGAATCCACGGGCATCTCCGAACCGATGCCGGTGGCCGCGACCTTCGACTGGGAATTCGAGGACGGTTTCAAGCTCGGCGATATCGCGCGGCTGGACACCATGGTGACCGTGGTCGACGCGTCCACCTTCCTGCCCGAGGTGGCCCGCGGACAGGCGCTGGCCGACCGGAATCTGCAAGCGGGCGAGGGCGACGCGCGCACCATCGCCGACCTGCTGGTCGATCAGGTGGAATTCGCCGACGTGCTGCTGGTGAACAAGACCGACCTGGTCGGCGACGCCACGGTCGGACGGGTGGAAGCGACGGTGCGCAAACTCAATCCGCGCGCGCACGTGCTGCGGACGAGCAACGGTGTCGTCGCGCTGGACGAGGTGCTCGGGACCGGCCGCTACAACCCGGTGGTCGCGGCCGAGTCCGACGGCTGGGCGGAGGAACTCGCGGGTGGGCACACACCCGAGACCGAGGAGTACGGCATCCGCAGCCTGACCTATACCGCCGACCGCCCGTTTCATCCGCAGCGGCTGTCCGCGGCGCTGGGCGCACTGCGAGGATTGTTGCGCAGCAAGGGTTTCTGCTGGATCGCCAGTCGCCCGACACTGGCCGCCATCTGGTCCCAGGCCGGGCCCAACCTGGTCTTCGAGCCCGCGGCGTGGTGGTCGTCGCTGGAGGTGCCCGCGGGACAGGAGATCGTCTTCATCGGCGTCGATCTGGATCGTGAGCGGGTGCGCGCGCTACTGGACGATGCCCTGCTCGATGATGCGGAATTCGCTGCGGGACCGGCGGTTTGGGCGAGCTATCCCGATCCGTTCCCGGCCTGGGGCGCACTGCACGAACATCTGTGA
- the thiD gene encoding bifunctional hydroxymethylpyrimidine kinase/phosphomethylpyrimidine kinase, which yields MKLLPLTPGGETPVRVLTIAGTDSGGGAGIQADTRTMALCGVHACVAVAAVTVQNSVGVSDFHEIPPHIVAGQVRAVATDIGIGAVKTGMLASTAIIDAVAAVCAEVGIGRNGTIPLIVDPVAASMHGDPLLHEEALDAVRNTLIPLATVVTPNLDEVRLITGIEVTDDATARQAAVALHKLGPQWAIVKGGHLRSSEYSTDLLFDGADFLEFTAPRISTGNDHGGGDTLAAAIACALANGYSVPEAVEFAKEWTYRCLAASYDLGAGHGPVSPLWRLHSD from the coding sequence GTGAAGCTGTTGCCACTGACCCCCGGGGGCGAGACTCCCGTCCGGGTGCTCACCATCGCGGGCACCGACTCCGGCGGCGGCGCCGGGATCCAAGCCGATACCCGCACCATGGCACTGTGCGGCGTGCACGCCTGCGTGGCGGTCGCGGCGGTGACCGTGCAGAACTCGGTGGGAGTCAGCGACTTCCACGAGATCCCGCCGCATATCGTGGCCGGCCAGGTGCGCGCCGTGGCGACCGATATCGGGATCGGCGCGGTCAAGACCGGCATGCTGGCCTCGACCGCGATCATCGACGCCGTCGCGGCGGTCTGCGCCGAGGTGGGCATCGGCCGCAACGGCACCATCCCGCTGATCGTCGATCCGGTCGCGGCCTCCATGCACGGCGATCCGCTGCTGCACGAGGAAGCGCTGGACGCGGTGCGCAACACGCTGATTCCGCTGGCCACGGTGGTCACCCCGAACCTCGACGAGGTGCGGCTGATCACCGGCATCGAGGTGACCGACGACGCCACGGCCCGGCAGGCCGCGGTGGCGCTGCACAAGCTGGGCCCGCAGTGGGCGATCGTGAAGGGCGGGCACCTGCGCTCGTCCGAATACAGCACCGACCTGCTGTTCGACGGCGCCGACTTCCTGGAGTTCACCGCGCCGCGGATCAGCACCGGCAACGATCACGGCGGTGGCGACACCCTGGCGGCCGCGATCGCCTGCGCGCTGGCCAACGGCTACTCGGTGCCCGAGGCCGTGGAGTTCGCCAAGGAGTGGACCTACCGCTGCCTCGCCGCGTCCTACGACCTCGGCGCGGGCCACGGACCGGTGTCGCCGCTCTGGCGTCTGCACTCCGACTGA
- a CDS encoding TetR/AcrR family transcriptional regulator, whose amino-acid sequence MRSGRKLDEVPRKRVDARTERWREHRLKVRAEFVDAAFRALDKFGPDVSMGDIAKEAGAAKPKLYRHFEDKTDLYNAIVDRVRDMLWEQILASFDLTNDSARELVRRGAAEYVLVVSEHPNVFRFMLHSHFAQQSDDSERALQSARQSAKRAADLFAGLLAEKSVEVDGVELVIYSIFGAVASATDWWLGANRLSTQAMPIEKFVAYLAETISALTEANARLNGIAIDADLPLHLAFASE is encoded by the coding sequence ATGCGCAGCGGGCGAAAACTGGACGAGGTGCCGCGCAAGCGCGTCGACGCTCGCACGGAGCGGTGGCGCGAACACCGGCTGAAGGTGCGCGCGGAGTTCGTGGACGCCGCCTTCCGCGCGCTGGACAAGTTCGGTCCGGACGTCAGCATGGGCGACATCGCCAAGGAGGCGGGCGCCGCGAAACCCAAGCTGTACCGGCATTTCGAGGACAAGACCGATCTCTACAACGCGATCGTCGACCGGGTCCGCGACATGCTGTGGGAGCAGATCCTCGCCAGTTTCGACCTGACCAACGATTCGGCGCGCGAACTCGTGCGCCGGGGCGCCGCGGAGTATGTGCTCGTGGTGTCGGAGCACCCGAACGTCTTCCGGTTCATGCTGCACAGCCATTTCGCGCAGCAGTCCGACGATTCCGAACGGGCGTTGCAATCGGCCCGGCAGTCGGCCAAGCGCGCCGCCGATCTGTTCGCCGGGCTGCTCGCGGAGAAGTCGGTCGAGGTCGACGGGGTGGAATTGGTCATCTATTCGATCTTCGGCGCGGTCGCCTCGGCCACCGATTGGTGGCTCGGCGCGAATCGGCTGTCGACCCAGGCCATGCCGATCGAAAAGTTCGTCGCCTATCTCGCGGAAACCATTTCCGCGCTGACCGAAGCGAATGCCCGGCTCAACGGCATCGCCATCGACGCCGATCTGCCCCTGCATCTCGCATTCGCGAGCGAATAA